Proteins encoded by one window of Camelus dromedarius isolate mCamDro1 chromosome 27, mCamDro1.pat, whole genome shotgun sequence:
- the CD70 gene encoding CD70 antigen: MLAEERSRCQVPGWPWTPVLRVALLLLLTGTVMYSFFHCLRFAGQQQLDSAVWDLAELQLNHTGSREDPRLRWQGGPALGRSFVHGPELDNGQLRVQRSGIYRLHIQVTLTNCSSTARPHSATLTVGICSPAAHSISLLRLHFDRSCSVASQRLTPLARGDVLCTNLTLPLLPSGNADETFFGVQWVHP; this comes from the exons ATGCTAGCTGAGGAGCGCTCACGCTGCCAGGTGCCCGGCTGGCCCTGGACGCCCGTCCTGCGCGTCGCCTTGCTGCTGCTACTCACTGGCACGGTGATGTACTCCTTCTTCCACTGCCTGCGCTTCGCCGGGCAGCAGCAGCTAGATTCAGCTGTG tggGACTTAGCTGAGCTCCAGCTAAATCACACAG GATCCCGGGAGGACCCGAGGCTGCGCTGGCAGGGGGGCCCGGCCCTGGGTCGCTCCTTCGTGCACGGGCCGGAACTGGACAACGGGCAGCTGCGTGTGCAGCGCAGCGGAATCTACAGGCTGCACATCCAGGTGACGCTGACCAACTGCTCCTCGACGGCCAGGCCGCACAGCGCCACCCTGACGGTGGGCATCTGCTCCCCCGCCGCCCACAGCATCAGCCTGCTGCGTCTCCACTTCGACCGCAGTTGCTCCGTTGCGTCCCAGCGCTTGACGCCCTTGGCCCGCGGGGACGTCCTCTGCACCAACCTGACTCTGCCCCTGCTGCCCTCCGGGAACGCTGATGAGACCTTCTTTGGGGTCCAGTGGGTACACCCCTGA